From the Deltaproteobacteria bacterium genome, the window ACCCACCCGCGAACGCTCTAAAGGAGCGTAAATTTCCTCTATCTTAGCCACAAACCTAGCTCCTTAAGATTCCAATAGCCGTCAGCTTGAGAATCAAACCAAATGAAATCAAGCGAAAAAACGCCTAATTGCAGTATGCTGTTTATCTGTGAAATTATCGGCAATTAGTCGGCTTGGCTTTAGAGAACTCTGTAACCTACCTTAATTATTAGCGAAAAATAATTACCTGGAACCATAACAAAGTGCCTCACGACAAGTAAGCTATAGCAGTTCGTGCATAAGAGCCTCGAACTGCTTAAATCGCAAAGCCTGCTCGCCATCACTTAGGGCTTTCTCGGGTTCGGGATGAAATTCTACAATAATTCCATGCGCTCCGATCGCCTTGGATGCTATAGCTAGTGGCGGGACAAGGTCGCGCTCCCCGGCCGCATGCGAAGGGTCGACGATAACCGGCAAGTACGTCTCTCGCTTAAGCACAGGCACTGCACTAAGATCTAAAGTTGCACGAGTTGCCGTTTCGAATGTGCGAATGCCTCTTTCACAGAGAATTACCTCATGGTTCCCATGGGCCAATATATACTCAGCGGCATTTAGCAAATCGTCTATCGAGGAACTCATTCCGCGCTTTAACAAAACGGGCAAAGGTGTTGCTCCGACGGCTTTTAATAGGGTGAAGTTCTGCATGTTTCGTGCGCCTATTTGTAGCATATCGCTTTTCTTGGCGACCCCCTCCACATCTTCTGGCGCCATTACCTCTGTAATTATTGGCAATCCATAAGCCTCTCCGGCGGCTTTTAGCAGCTCAAGACCTTCGAATCCTAACCCTTGAAAAGAATAAGGAGAAGTTCTTGGCTTAAAACACCCACCGCGCAAGATTTTAGCGCCACACTCGCTAGCATGTCGCGCACACTGCATTATTTGCTGCTGCGATTCGACCGAGCATGGACCTGCCATCACGACAAAGCCATTTCCTCCAATTTTTACGCCACTCACGTTAATTATTAAATCTTCGGCACGATGATCCCGACTTACTAGGCGATAGCTGCGCTTTTTCTTAGGTTTTGACTGTTCGGTCGTAACGATTTTGTCTGCTGCTAGCGAGTCGACGTTAGCGGTATTTGCAGACGCCGCAGAGCGTCCACTGATTGCAGTTGACTCATTGTCTTCTCTACAAAAATCCGGTGTCACTCGAGCAATATCGATCGAAGGGTAGGAACCCATTACGCGCAAAAATCTCGTACAGCGAGTAAGCTCCTTGATAGCCGAATCAATTGTTGGATCCTGAAGGTTGCCCTCGAAGTCTAGGTAAAACATCTCTTCCCAAGGATTCCCGGCTATCGGATGCGACTCTAGCTTTGTAAGATTAATGCCGCGATCTCTGAAAACTACCAATGCTTCGACCAGAGCTCCCGAATGGTTGGGCGTAGCAAACAATATGGAAGTTTTGCAAGGGACGCGCAAATCATAATGAGCTTGTGTCTTTGAAACCAGTAGAGATCTCACGAAATTGTCCTTGTGGGAACAAATGCCACGTTTAAGTACCTGCAAGCCATAAATCTCAGCCGCTCGTTCGCTAGCAATCGCTGCGCATGTTTTATCTCCTAGCTCGTGGATGTAATTAGCTGCTATGGCGGAATCCTCGTGGTATTCAATGTGCTCGCAAAAAGTCCGTAGAAAGTGTCTACAATCTAAAAATGCCAAGTGGCTACAGCAAACCTTCTTGATATCAGCGAGATTAGAATCCGGTAAGCCAAGTAAGCAATGATCGACCCTGTATTTTTCCTCCCCTACTATATAAAGGCGGCTATTTAACAAGAGATCAACCACCTCGTTTATCGAGCCCCTTGTAGTGTTTTGCACTGGAATTAAGGCATAGTCGACCTCATCGCTCTTTACGGCCTCAATTACTTTTGAAAATGATGGATATCCTGCGTAAATTGCAGGAATCTGTTTTCCTTCAAAATATTGTTCCGAAGCTAGGTGACAGTAAGATCCTGCAATGCCGTGATAGGCAACGCGCTTTCGTTGGGCACTTTGGTCGACTTCTTTAGCCATTAAATAATTGTGCTGGCTTCTAATAGAATCATCTAATATTTCGTGGAATAAGCGAGTCACGTAATGGGCGTCTAGGCCATGTTCCTTCCCGTAACGGATGCGATCTCTAAGCAGTTTTTGTTCGCGAACTAGATCGCGAACTTCCGCACTCCCTTTATCTTTCTGAGCTATAATTTCAGCACTAAGTCCTCGCCGCTTTACCAAAAGCTCTAAGAGCTGTTCATCTAGCTTGTTTATATCTTCGCGAACAGAATCTAATGAAGCTAAATTCTTGTCGGAAATGCATGGTTCGTTTTTCATAAGGTTCAATCAATTAACATTGTTAACGTAACTTAACAGGCTTTAATTATGGCTCACTTTCTTTACATGCTCAAGCTCGACCTGCTGTTTTGCCAGTGTCTCGATTAACAGCATGTTAAAATCTTCGAGACTTAAAAACGGGCGCTTAATTTGGGCAAAGATAAAGGGCCAGCAGATTCTCTTTACAAATACTATAACAGGTCCCAACAGTGGCCTATGCGAAGTGAATCCCGACATGCTTTCGAGACCGCATCGCGAAAGCCGAGAGATAGCTCGAAACTGTTCAATTGAATCCTCGCTTAGATGGATATTTTCGGGAAAAAGCCTGTGGTTTAAGTCACCAACCTTATTTGCTTCCTCAAGCGTAAAACTTGCGTGACTTGTAAAGCGATGAGAGAGCGCTCGGCCAATCCGCTCATCCAAAAAATTATAAATAGAAGATTTAGAGATTATTAGAGTCATTTATTATGTTAGCCCAGGGGGAAGTGTGAAATTAGAGTAAACCTCTGAAAACTATATATCAATTCTACATGCAGTAAAGTTTTTTCTCCGTTTTTGATTGCGTTAGTATAAACTTATTAAAGTTTCCCATAGCCTCCGAGGGTAAAAAAAGGAAGCAAATCTGAAGGGTTAACGGTCTTGACTTGGCACTGTGCTGCGGGCCTCAAAGTAAAGCGGCTTTTTTAAAAAAAGTCTCAAGGAGGCTCTAATCCGAGACGATAGTATTTTTACAGTGCCAGACTCTAGTATTTTAGTGTCGGTATTGTGTTGTTATTAACGTAGTAAATGTTGTCCTGTTGTGTGCCGCGCCTAATGGATTTAGGAGCGGATAGCAGTAAAGCTACGAGCTAAGAGATTAGCTCGAACCAATAGGCCTAACTTTCATGGAGGAAAGCTATGGCTATAACCATTAATACTAATATTGCTTCTCTTAACGCGCAGCGTCGCTTACAGCAATCGACAAGCGGGTTATCTAAATCATTTGAGCGACTATCATCAGGTTTGCGAATCGTTCGCGCTTCCGATGACGCTGCCGGATTGTCCATTGCGGACTCACTCCGAGCAGATCAAAGGATAGCGAGCGTGGCAATCCGCAATGCTAATGATGGCGTTTCTCTTGTTTCGATAGCTGACGGCGCACTGGCTGAGATAGGCAACGTTTTGGTTCGTATGGCCGAACTAGCTGAGCAATCGGCTAACGGCACTTTGTCAACAAACCAGCGATCCGCTCTTGCGAGCGAATTTGCTGCACTCGGTTCGGAAGTTGAGCGAATTGCGCTAACGACGAGCTTTAACGGCATCGACTTGCTATCGGGTGGAGCAGCAGTAACGCTACAGGTTGGTCTAGACGAGCAGACCACGTCCCAGATTTCTCTTTCTGGGGTAAGCGGTACTCTTGCGTCACTGGGATTAGCGAGCAGCGGTAGTAGTACACTTAACTTCTCGATAAATGCAACTACAACGGCTCTGGCTGAAGGTGCATCTCGAACAGCCTTAAGCGCCATAAAAGCAGCAATTGGCTCACTGACCTCTAGCCGCGGAACACTGGGTTCAGCGGAGAGTAGGCTCAATGTGGCCATCAATAACTTGCAAGTGTCCCGAGAAAATTTTGCCGCAGCAGAAAGCCAGATCCGAGACGTGGACGTGGCCTTCGAAGCAGCAAATCTAACTCGACTAAACATATTGCAACAAGCTGGTGCTGCTGTTCTTGCTCAAGCTAACCAGCAACCCGGATTGGCTTTAGCGCTTCTTGGATAGTTATAGCGTTATAGTCTAACAAAAGTGCGAGAGCTAGCCGTAGTCACGTGGACTCTTCGGCTAGCTCTACACCATCAATCCCACTGCAAGCTGTAGTTAAAAAGGATTTGACTACACATAAAAGCGAGAAGCAATAAGCTGTGTTTCGATAAAGATATTCGGGTCTTTTCAGGAGTGCGCGCAAACGCACTCCTTTTTTTGCTAATGTTTCGTCTACTACCAGTCGATTCCACCCATACGAGCCAAGAACAATAACACTTGGCGCATGTCGTAATGCTGTAAATTCTAGCAGTAGCAGTAAAAGTATTCCGCAGTAAAAAGGTCGGAGGTGAGTGTACGCTAAGCACAATGTTATCAGTGCTCATCTCTGCATATTGTTCCGATAGGGGAGCAATATTTAGGACACGAACACAGACATAACAACAATGTTCAAGGAGGATATACGTCATGGCTCTCACTATTAACACTAACATTGCGTCCATCAATGCTCAGCGGCGCTTGGGAAATTCAACTGACAGCTTGCAACGGAGTTATCAAAAACTCTCGTCCGGTTTGCGAATTGTTCGTGCATCGGACGACGCTGCCGGACTTGCAATCGCAGATTCGCTGCGCGCTGATCAACGCATCGCTGGTGTT encodes:
- a CDS encoding bifunctional 3-deoxy-7-phosphoheptulonate synthase/chorismate mutase, with protein sequence MKNEPCISDKNLASLDSVREDINKLDEQLLELLVKRRGLSAEIIAQKDKGSAEVRDLVREQKLLRDRIRYGKEHGLDAHYVTRLFHEILDDSIRSQHNYLMAKEVDQSAQRKRVAYHGIAGSYCHLASEQYFEGKQIPAIYAGYPSFSKVIEAVKSDEVDYALIPVQNTTRGSINEVVDLLLNSRLYIVGEEKYRVDHCLLGLPDSNLADIKKVCCSHLAFLDCRHFLRTFCEHIEYHEDSAIAANYIHELGDKTCAAIASERAAEIYGLQVLKRGICSHKDNFVRSLLVSKTQAHYDLRVPCKTSILFATPNHSGALVEALVVFRDRGINLTKLESHPIAGNPWEEMFYLDFEGNLQDPTIDSAIKELTRCTRFLRVMGSYPSIDIARVTPDFCREDNESTAISGRSAASANTANVDSLAADKIVTTEQSKPKKKRSYRLVSRDHRAEDLIINVSGVKIGGNGFVVMAGPCSVESQQQIMQCARHASECGAKILRGGCFKPRTSPYSFQGLGFEGLELLKAAGEAYGLPIITEVMAPEDVEGVAKKSDMLQIGARNMQNFTLLKAVGATPLPVLLKRGMSSSIDDLLNAAEYILAHGNHEVILCERGIRTFETATRATLDLSAVPVLKRETYLPVIVDPSHAAGERDLVPPLAIASKAIGAHGIIVEFHPEPEKALSDGEQALRFKQFEALMHELL
- a CDS encoding flagellin FliC; the protein is MAITINTNIASLNAQRRLQQSTSGLSKSFERLSSGLRIVRASDDAAGLSIADSLRADQRIASVAIRNANDGVSLVSIADGALAEIGNVLVRMAELAEQSANGTLSTNQRSALASEFAALGSEVERIALTTSFNGIDLLSGGAAVTLQVGLDEQTTSQISLSGVSGTLASLGLASSGSSTLNFSINATTTALAEGASRTALSAIKAAIGSLTSSRGTLGSAESRLNVAINNLQVSRENFAAAESQIRDVDVAFEAANLTRLNILQQAGAAVLAQANQQPGLALALLG